The Desulfovibrio sp. UIB00 genome has a window encoding:
- a CDS encoding glycosyl hydrolase family 18 protein — translation MKCLRSAASAGLLVLCCAFPAVAADAWVADWDMPNGLAELRQGNFKNALMFAAYFDRQGRPFLTDDMKKALRGGLAASLGQSPNVQGVFLSVVNDVVEAPGKSVQKDPSLVSRLMATDASRAAHRSDLLALLAAYPFTGLELDYERVNMDDWPRLLQFAQELSATLAAQGKKLRLVMEPKQKYLQGNLPAGPQYVVMAYNLHGNHNGPGAKADDAFLRQLAQWCAHWPVKPGLALSAGGFAWTGRGVVDLTERKAAAWAQGAGVQPKRDPASHALYFKAADNTPGSPLIAKGGTTGGSCEIWYADGETLAHWADVGRSLGFGDVSLWRLGGNTPESLAKISGK, via the coding sequence ATGAAATGTCTGCGTTCTGCCGCTTCTGCGGGACTGCTTGTGCTGTGTTGCGCATTTCCGGCGGTGGCAGCCGATGCATGGGTGGCGGATTGGGACATGCCCAACGGGCTTGCTGAACTGCGTCAGGGCAACTTTAAAAACGCGCTCATGTTTGCCGCGTATTTTGACAGGCAGGGCAGACCCTTCCTCACCGATGACATGAAAAAGGCCTTGCGCGGCGGGCTTGCGGCTTCGCTGGGCCAAAGCCCCAATGTACAGGGCGTGTTCCTTTCAGTCGTTAATGACGTGGTTGAAGCCCCCGGTAAATCTGTGCAAAAGGACCCCTCCCTTGTGAGCCGGCTCATGGCTACGGACGCCAGCCGCGCCGCGCACCGCAGCGATCTGCTGGCCCTGCTGGCGGCCTATCCCTTTACAGGGCTGGAACTTGATTACGAAAGGGTCAATATGGATGACTGGCCCCGGCTGCTGCAATTTGCGCAGGAGCTTTCCGCCACGCTGGCTGCTCAGGGTAAAAAACTGCGGCTGGTCATGGAGCCAAAGCAAAAGTACCTGCAAGGCAATCTGCCCGCAGGCCCGCAGTATGTGGTGATGGCCTACAACCTGCACGGCAATCACAACGGGCCGGGGGCCAAGGCTGACGATGCCTTTTTGCGCCAGTTGGCCCAGTGGTGCGCTCACTGGCCTGTAAAGCCTGGGTTGGCGCTTTCTGCGGGCGGTTTTGCCTGGACGGGCAGGGGCGTTGTGGATCTTACCGAGCGCAAGGCCGCCGCATGGGCGCAGGGCGCGGGCGTACAGCCCAAGCGCGACCCAGCCAGCCATGCCCTGTACTTTAAGGCGGCGGACAACACCCCAGGCAGCCCCCTGATTGCCAAGGGGGGAACCACTGGCGGCAGTTGCGAAATCTGGTATGCGGATGGTGAAACCCTTGCCCATTGGGCCGATGTGGGGCGCAGCCTTGGCTTTGGCGATGTGAGCCTGTGGCGTCTTGGCGGCAACACACCGGAATCTCTGGCTAAAATTTCAGGAAAGTAA
- a CDS encoding 1-propanol dehydrogenase PduQ, whose product MTQFYGKTKICYGPYALETLETFPASHAFVVTDPFMVKSGFADQAVSHLKRKGIGHTLFSGVEPDPSLQAVVEATRLFLGSQADMIIAIGGGSAIDMAKAISYFGHKADSNRKTTLVAIPTTSGTGSEVTSIAVITDKVNSVKIPLNDEMLIPDAAILDARFTRTVPPHVTAATGMDVLTHAVEAYTSRYSNVFTAIYAEQAIRNVFSYLKRAYDHGDDMTARDNMLIGSCMAGLAFTNSGLGVTHSMAHSLGGLFHIPHGLANAVLLPFVIGFNSFDAGVKYTEIAAFIGLESTTVEEGTRNLINAVRDLNTSMKIPARVRELKVDEQVYRQSLDSMAANALEDICTSSNPRMPSHDDIVTLLEQAW is encoded by the coding sequence GTGACCCAGTTTTACGGAAAAACAAAGATCTGTTACGGCCCTTACGCGCTGGAAACCCTTGAGACCTTTCCAGCCAGCCATGCCTTTGTGGTGACAGACCCCTTTATGGTCAAAAGCGGATTTGCCGATCAGGCCGTGAGCCATCTGAAACGCAAGGGTATTGGGCACACGCTCTTTTCTGGCGTGGAGCCCGACCCATCCCTTCAGGCCGTGGTTGAAGCCACGCGCCTTTTTTTGGGCAGCCAGGCAGACATGATTATCGCCATCGGCGGCGGCTCGGCCATTGATATGGCAAAGGCAATCTCCTACTTCGGGCACAAGGCAGACAGCAACAGAAAAACAACGCTTGTCGCCATCCCCACCACCAGCGGAACAGGTTCGGAAGTGACCTCCATTGCGGTCATCACCGACAAGGTCAATTCGGTGAAAATTCCGCTGAATGACGAAATGCTCATTCCTGACGCCGCCATTCTTGACGCCCGATTTACACGCACCGTGCCCCCGCACGTGACCGCCGCAACCGGCATGGACGTACTGACCCATGCGGTGGAAGCCTACACTTCGCGCTACAGCAACGTGTTTACAGCTATCTACGCGGAGCAGGCCATCCGCAATGTTTTTTCCTACCTCAAGCGCGCCTATGACCACGGCGACGACATGACCGCGCGCGACAACATGCTCATCGGCTCGTGCATGGCCGGGCTGGCATTTACCAACAGCGGCCTTGGCGTTACCCACAGCATGGCCCACAGCTTGGGCGGCCTGTTCCACATTCCGCATGGCCTTGCCAATGCCGTGCTGCTGCCCTTTGTCATAGGCTTCAACAGCTTTGATGCAGGCGTCAAATACACAGAAATTGCGGCCTTTATCGGCCTTGAAAGCACCACGGTGGAAGAAGGCACGCGCAACCTGATAAACGCCGTGCGCGACCTCAACACGTCCATGAAGATCCCCGCACGGGTGCGCGAGCTTAAAGTTGACGAACAGGTCTACCGTCAAAGCCTGGATTCCATGGCCGCCAACGCGCTGGAAGACATCTGCACCAGCAGCAACCCGCGCATGCCCTCGCACGATGATATCGTCACCCTGCTCGAACAGGCTTGGTAG
- a CDS encoding MerR family transcriptional regulator produces MTKQGYTISQMSEISKISKKALRFYDDLGLISSKRHGGNNYRYYTQDELLAIPPLKYYKQMGFNLSEIRAAFEVGSNTSLSALRKIFMSKIESLQNDEKLLFLRLTSVRDWLELLHEAEIVLENCQQSVSVKYIPPERMLFMDQTFVSDIKSAIINMDFTNYVEEVGNNITGPVIINFSSIENRVQNEEQPVKLLQKTVFPCGEDKMADYGGYLAASCYHIGSHETIGSTYRKLQRWCASNNYICDNGAHERYITDFWTTNNDSLFVTEVLVKVSRRGSVVHTPKFHFDSVDDL; encoded by the coding sequence ATGACAAAACAAGGGTACACCATCAGCCAGATGAGCGAGATCTCCAAGATCTCCAAAAAGGCTCTGCGCTTTTATGACGACCTCGGCCTTATTTCTTCCAAAAGGCATGGGGGCAACAACTACCGCTACTATACGCAGGACGAACTGCTCGCCATCCCGCCGCTGAAATACTACAAGCAGATGGGGTTCAACCTCAGCGAAATCCGCGCCGCTTTTGAAGTTGGCAGCAATACTTCGCTTTCCGCGTTGCGGAAAATATTCATGAGCAAGATTGAGTCGTTGCAGAATGATGAAAAGCTGTTGTTTCTGCGGCTTACATCTGTACGCGATTGGCTTGAACTGCTGCACGAAGCGGAGATTGTGCTGGAAAACTGCCAACAGAGTGTTTCGGTGAAGTATATTCCGCCGGAACGCATGCTTTTTATGGATCAGACCTTTGTTTCTGATATCAAGTCTGCCATTATCAACATGGATTTTACCAACTATGTTGAAGAAGTGGGCAATAATATCACCGGGCCGGTCATCATCAATTTTTCTTCCATAGAAAACAGGGTGCAAAACGAGGAACAGCCCGTCAAACTGCTGCAAAAAACCGTGTTTCCCTGCGGGGAAGATAAAATGGCAGATTATGGCGGGTATCTGGCGGCAAGCTGCTACCACATAGGTTCGCACGAAACCATCGGCAGCACCTACCGCAAATTACAGCGCTGGTGCGCCTCAAACAACTATATCTGCGACAATGGCGCGCACGAGCGCTATATCACCGACTTCTGGACCACCAATAACGACTCGCTCTTTGTCACAGAAGTGCTGGTCAAGGTAAGCCGCAGAGGGAGTGTCGTGCACACCCCCAAATTCCATTTTGATTCAGTCGACGATCTGTAA
- a CDS encoding GDSL-type esterase/lipase family protein has product MIIACLGDSLTYGYGIPRPKVWTTLLARRTGIDVRNCGINGDTTGGMLARFHPQVVQAGADAVLIMGGFNDLALGTGLGTVKANIFALVQHSFSARVRPVLGVPIPVHAPITFPLLGSVDLPRACADYAAVHQWMRVLAEDFSLQCVDFSQAFAGLPGQAGPTDGNASDWLSALYTDGLHPSEAGHELMAQQAARVLG; this is encoded by the coding sequence ATGATTATTGCTTGTCTGGGCGACAGCCTCACATACGGCTACGGCATTCCACGCCCCAAGGTATGGACGACCCTGCTGGCGCGGCGCACGGGAATTGACGTGCGCAACTGCGGCATCAACGGCGATACCACGGGCGGCATGCTGGCCCGCTTTCACCCCCAGGTGGTGCAGGCGGGAGCTGACGCGGTTCTGATCATGGGCGGGTTCAACGATCTGGCGTTGGGAACAGGGCTAGGGACAGTCAAGGCCAATATTTTTGCGCTGGTGCAGCACAGCTTCAGCGCACGGGTGCGCCCGGTGCTGGGGGTGCCCATTCCCGTGCATGCCCCCATAACCTTTCCCCTGCTGGGCAGCGTTGACCTGCCGCGCGCCTGTGCGGACTACGCCGCCGTGCACCAGTGGATGCGCGTACTTGCTGAGGATTTCTCGTTGCAATGCGTGGATTTTTCGCAGGCTTTTGCGGGTTTGCCCGGTCAGGCAGGCCCAACGGATGGCAATGCCTCTGACTGGCTCTCCGCACTCTACACAGACGGCCTGCACCCAAGCGAAGCGGGCCACGAGCTGATGGCGCAGCAGGCGGCCCGCGTACTTGGCTGA
- a CDS encoding radical SAM protein yields the protein MSQATQLENQCPPCWQQTQPQSPEVARMSLAAAMTLDFAPGSFYRNACLSCINLLLTYRSGCAAKCAYCGLSGAKEKKESSSKSFIRVTWPAFTVDEIVAGIVRRQERVKRICISMLTNSRAPRDAAEICRRLRQAIDIPVSMLVSPTILTRRNLEELREAGADKIGVAIDLATPELFDHYRGAGVGGPHSWKRYWQCLGESLDIFGHGMAGAHFMVGMGETEQDMCRAMQRVHDMGGNTHLFSFFPEGGSPLAHRLPPPIDQYRRIQLARWLIDNDHAHERFFTYNDRHALTGYGLTKADLDAVIDAGEPFRTCGCTGRDGEVACNRPYANSRPGPGIRNYPFKPEEADVRHIRLQMGLPA from the coding sequence ATGAGCCAAGCCACCCAACTTGAAAACCAATGCCCGCCCTGCTGGCAGCAAACGCAGCCCCAAAGCCCCGAGGTTGCGCGCATGAGCCTTGCCGCCGCCATGACGCTCGATTTCGCCCCCGGCTCTTTCTACCGCAACGCCTGCCTTTCGTGCATCAACCTGCTGCTGACCTACCGCTCGGGCTGCGCTGCCAAGTGCGCCTACTGCGGCCTCTCTGGCGCAAAAGAAAAGAAGGAAAGCTCGAGCAAAAGTTTTATCCGCGTGACCTGGCCAGCATTTACCGTTGATGAAATTGTGGCGGGCATCGTGCGGCGTCAGGAACGCGTCAAGCGCATCTGTATTTCCATGCTCACCAACAGCCGCGCACCGCGCGATGCTGCAGAGATATGCCGCCGTTTGCGGCAGGCCATTGATATTCCCGTTTCCATGCTGGTTTCGCCCACCATCCTTACCCGCAGAAACCTTGAGGAACTGCGCGAAGCCGGGGCGGACAAGATCGGCGTAGCCATTGACCTTGCCACACCGGAACTGTTTGACCATTACCGTGGGGCGGGGGTCGGTGGGCCGCACTCATGGAAACGATATTGGCAGTGTCTGGGCGAGAGTCTGGACATATTTGGCCATGGAATGGCCGGGGCGCACTTTATGGTGGGCATGGGCGAAACCGAGCAGGACATGTGCCGCGCCATGCAGCGAGTGCACGACATGGGCGGCAACACGCATCTGTTTTCGTTTTTTCCCGAAGGGGGATCGCCGCTGGCGCACCGCCTGCCGCCGCCCATTGACCAGTACCGCCGCATTCAGCTTGCGCGCTGGCTCATCGACAATGACCACGCCCACGAGCGGTTCTTCACCTATAACGACCGCCACGCCCTCACAGGATACGGCCTGACCAAGGCTGATCTGGATGCAGTCATTGATGCGGGCGAACCATTCCGCACCTGCGGCTGCACAGGGCGCGACGGCGAGGTGGCCTGCAACCGCCCCTACGCCAACTCACGCCCCGGGCCGGGAATCCGCAACTACCCATTCAAACCTGAAGAAGCGGATGTACGCCACATCCGCCTGCAAATGGGCTTGCCCGCCTGA
- a CDS encoding radical SAM protein codes for MLQAEESCGNSATGTYGGYYSSWPADIPSELRWDSARLNEARELSWKIHGKKILFYLPGMYVRDGVQGQYPALSITGANCRQQCAHCGGKLLLNMPDVSSPQRLLQKCRDLVAQGAQGVLLSGGCNGRGQVPWEDFTDTIAAIKQETGLYISVHCGMVDDRAALALRRAGVDQALLDVIGSEKTYASVYHLPDGPQLLEQSLEALAAAELPVVPHIVAGLHFGRFAGENHALEILARHPPELLVIVAYMNLAGTAMENVRQPDPRGVCGLVIRARELMPQSQLSLGCARPRRDASALEVLSLRAGINRMALPSHEAAALAARMGLQAEFRKTCCSVLLGEGTKGW; via the coding sequence ATGCTGCAAGCTGAAGAATCCTGCGGAAATTCCGCCACTGGAACATACGGCGGCTACTATTCCTCGTGGCCAGCGGATATCCCTTCTGAACTGCGCTGGGATAGTGCGCGGCTTAATGAAGCACGTGAACTTTCGTGGAAAATCCACGGCAAAAAAATACTGTTCTATCTGCCCGGCATGTATGTACGCGACGGCGTGCAGGGCCAGTACCCGGCGCTTTCCATCACCGGGGCCAACTGCCGCCAGCAATGCGCCCACTGCGGCGGCAAGCTGCTGCTCAATATGCCTGACGTCAGCTCCCCCCAGCGGCTGTTGCAAAAATGCCGCGATCTGGTGGCGCAGGGCGCGCAAGGGGTGTTGCTTTCCGGCGGCTGCAACGGGCGCGGACAAGTGCCGTGGGAGGATTTTACCGACACGATTGCTGCCATAAAGCAGGAAACCGGACTCTATATTTCCGTGCACTGCGGCATGGTGGACGACCGCGCGGCTCTGGCCCTGCGACGGGCTGGCGTGGATCAGGCCCTGCTTGACGTTATTGGCAGCGAAAAGACCTATGCCAGCGTTTATCATCTGCCGGACGGCCCCCAACTGCTTGAGCAAAGCCTTGAGGCCCTGGCTGCGGCAGAGCTGCCGGTTGTTCCGCACATTGTGGCAGGTCTGCATTTTGGGAGGTTTGCGGGTGAAAACCACGCGCTGGAAATTCTGGCGCGTCATCCGCCAGAGCTGCTGGTGATCGTGGCCTACATGAACCTTGCTGGCACAGCTATGGAAAACGTGCGCCAGCCAGACCCGCGCGGCGTGTGCGGGCTTGTGATCCGCGCGCGTGAGCTTATGCCGCAGAGCCAGCTAAGCCTTGGCTGCGCACGCCCGAGGCGGGATGCCAGCGCTCTGGAAGTTCTTTCGCTGCGGGCGGGCATCAACCGTATGGCCCTGCCCTCGCACGAGGCAGCCGCACTGGCTGCCCGCATGGGATTACAGGCGGAATTTCGCAAAACATGCTGCTCGGTGCTGCTGGGCGAGGGAACAAAGGGCTGGTAG
- a CDS encoding NAD(P)/FAD-dependent oxidoreductase: protein MRVLNCDVLVVGGGPAGSSAARAAALAGASVIVAERRRIVGRPVRCAEYIPAMLVGQANVGDEYIVQRTTGMRSFLHGRCIQDMSAPGCVIDREMFDQALARAAVSSGARILLGHAAVGREGGAGGKVLLSAPNSATVGVSAKVVIGADGPVSRVARWLGLPRPHCLPSIQVRLPLLEHLEHTHIYFDESIRAGYAWVFPKGNVANVGLGMLSTPGTPGLRWALRRFVRGMAGLGLVADRPLGLTGGWIPAGSPRPCVYGDTVLAGDAAGHTHPITGAGIFQAVVGGEMAGRWAAKAVLDGDLTLLLGYEEEWADFYGDALSHAHQRRLLWEAHTGSLDKAINRFWIGFREYYAAS, encoded by the coding sequence ATGCGCGTACTCAACTGCGATGTTCTTGTGGTGGGCGGCGGCCCTGCCGGATCAAGCGCCGCGCGGGCTGCGGCTCTGGCCGGGGCTTCAGTAATTGTTGCCGAGCGGCGGCGCATTGTGGGCAGGCCCGTTCGCTGCGCGGAATACATCCCGGCCATGCTGGTCGGGCAGGCCAACGTGGGGGACGAATACATCGTGCAGCGCACAACAGGCATGCGCAGCTTTCTGCATGGCCGCTGCATACAGGATATGAGCGCCCCCGGCTGCGTGATCGACAGGGAAATGTTCGATCAGGCTCTTGCCCGTGCCGCCGTGAGCAGCGGCGCGAGGATTCTTCTTGGTCACGCCGCTGTTGGCCGCGAAGGCGGCGCGGGCGGCAAAGTGCTGCTGTCCGCGCCGAACAGCGCCACTGTGGGCGTGTCAGCCAAGGTTGTTATCGGGGCTGACGGCCCTGTTTCGCGCGTGGCGCGCTGGCTTGGCCTGCCCCGCCCGCACTGCCTGCCGTCCATTCAGGTGCGTCTGCCCCTGCTGGAACATCTGGAACACACCCACATCTATTTTGATGAAAGCATCCGCGCTGGCTACGCCTGGGTTTTCCCCAAGGGCAATGTGGCAAACGTGGGCCTTGGCATGCTGTCCACCCCCGGCACGCCGGGCCTGCGCTGGGCGCTCCGGCGCTTTGTGCGCGGCATGGCCGGGCTTGGCCTTGTGGCTGACAGGCCGCTGGGCCTCACAGGCGGCTGGATACCCGCAGGATCGCCCCGCCCCTGTGTATATGGCGACACTGTACTTGCAGGCGATGCCGCAGGGCACACCCATCCCATCACAGGGGCTGGTATTTTTCAGGCCGTGGTGGGGGGAGAAATGGCTGGCCGCTGGGCCGCCAAGGCTGTGCTGGATGGCGATCTGACCCTTCTGCTGGGCTACGAGGAAGAATGGGCCGATTTTTACGGCGACGCTCTGTCGCACGCGCACCAGCGCCGCCTTTTATGGGAGGCGCACACAGGCTCGCTCGACAAAGCCATCAACAGATTCTGGATAGGATTCAGGGAATACTATGCTGCAAGCTGA
- a CDS encoding DUF116 domain-containing protein yields the protein MQWRLLDLPPLTAAENMALDEVLLEIRGSGRSQDTLRFLQFKPATVLVGFHQSIQEEIRLSYCREQGIDINRRITGGGGLLFDENQIGWELICDKSFFGVGIPNANLFRRLCEPTVTALRGMGIDAAFRPRNDIEVAGRKISGTGGTDCDAAFLFQGTLLVDFDVETMLKCLRVPVEKLKAKEIDSIKKRVTCLAWELGHVPASADIKAALADAFERHMGINLVPGGLTAEEEDKLAERLPYFQSQEWIDMVRPTYEKTEVVQGARKSPYGLVRVTMQLNMPRRVLKNVFITGDFLSFPARALFDLEAALRGQPLNTEHLCGSIHDFFNEGHIAIPDMNAEDICIPLRMAMEKAAIARHGIPIEHCNRIFTTNGNFDQVLAAGPQALLLPYCAKLKDCDLRFTKACRACGECSVGEAWALGHERKLRTVCITNFEDLMEELGKLKGQGVSAFIGCCCQPFYIKHAEDFDRMGLPGILIDIENTTCYELDQSEAAHQGQFRSQTSLNMPLLHSILRVAQQAQGHAGR from the coding sequence ATGCAGTGGCGATTGCTTGATTTGCCGCCGCTTACGGCGGCGGAAAACATGGCCCTTGACGAGGTGCTGCTTGAAATTCGCGGCAGTGGCCGCTCACAGGATACGCTGCGTTTTTTGCAGTTCAAACCGGCAACGGTGCTGGTGGGTTTTCACCAGTCCATACAGGAAGAAATCCGCCTTTCCTACTGCCGCGAGCAGGGAATCGACATCAACCGCCGCATCACGGGCGGTGGCGGCCTGCTCTTTGATGAAAACCAGATCGGCTGGGAGCTTATCTGCGACAAGTCTTTTTTTGGCGTGGGCATTCCCAACGCCAACTTGTTCCGCCGCCTGTGCGAACCTACCGTCACTGCCCTGCGCGGCATGGGCATTGACGCGGCATTTCGCCCCCGCAACGACATAGAAGTTGCTGGCCGCAAGATATCCGGCACAGGCGGTACGGACTGCGACGCGGCCTTTCTGTTCCAGGGTACGCTGCTGGTGGATTTTGACGTGGAAACCATGCTCAAATGCCTGCGCGTGCCTGTGGAAAAGCTGAAAGCCAAGGAAATTGATTCCATCAAAAAGCGCGTCACCTGTCTGGCGTGGGAGCTTGGACACGTGCCTGCCAGCGCTGACATCAAAGCGGCCCTTGCCGATGCCTTTGAGCGGCACATGGGTATAAACCTTGTGCCCGGCGGCCTCACCGCCGAGGAGGAAGACAAGCTTGCCGAGCGGCTGCCCTATTTTCAGTCGCAGGAATGGATAGACATGGTGCGCCCCACCTATGAAAAGACAGAGGTGGTGCAGGGCGCGCGCAAATCGCCTTACGGCCTTGTGCGCGTGACCATGCAGCTGAACATGCCGCGCCGTGTGCTCAAAAACGTTTTTATTACCGGAGACTTCCTGTCTTTCCCCGCGCGTGCCCTCTTTGACCTTGAGGCTGCCCTGCGCGGACAGCCCCTGAATACGGAGCACCTCTGCGGCAGCATCCACGACTTTTTCAACGAAGGGCATATAGCCATACCAGACATGAACGCGGAAGACATCTGCATTCCCCTGCGCATGGCCATGGAAAAAGCCGCCATTGCCCGCCACGGCATCCCAATTGAACACTGCAACCGCATCTTCACCACCAACGGCAACTTTGATCAGGTGCTGGCCGCCGGGCCGCAAGCCCTGCTGCTGCCCTACTGCGCAAAACTCAAGGACTGCGACCTCCGCTTTACCAAGGCCTGCCGCGCCTGCGGCGAATGTTCCGTAGGCGAAGCCTGGGCTCTGGGGCATGAGCGCAAACTGCGCACGGTCTGCATAACCAACTTTGAAGATCTCATGGAAGAACTGGGCAAGCTCAAGGGGCAGGGCGTGTCCGCCTTCATCGGCTGCTGCTGCCAGCCCTTCTACATCAAGCATGCGGAAGATTTTGACCGCATGGGCCTGCCCGGCATTCTCATAGATATAGAAAACACCACCTGCTACGAGCTGGATCAGAGCGAGGCCGCCCATCAGGGGCAGTTCCGCAGCCAGACAAGCCTGAACATGCCCCTGCTGCACTCCATTTTGCGTGTGGCGCAGCAGGCGCAAGGCCACGCCGGGAGGTAG
- a CDS encoding (Fe-S)-binding protein: MRHTAFSIRQRMALDACTECGQCLTVCPAVAASGDADLSAQVRMDNLKKLLRDRSFLWRALGEVLGREPVATPERLKEYGTSVFRCSLCGDCEEVCPAGLPLKDLWLALREELSRTGDAPEKIRMIRTNLEDSHNVFAEDNDERGDWVDDMRKPPKGGGQKARAEVVYFTGCVGAYFPLAQKIPMAFVEILEAAGVDFTIMAGDEWCCGFPLVGSGQSADLPAIIKHNVEAVKARGARKVVFTCPSCYQIWRESYPPEFELAHASEMVMQLVLENRLPLGELPMTVTYHDPCDLGRGGRVFDEPREVMARIPGLTLVEMEHNRRHCLCCGGGGNLEMIDPDLSAAMSKRKVEEAVRTGAQAIVTNCQQCVRTMTTYAKRNKVNIEVLDMSQLVARSLQAHASEAKARADSTAQAVQAAASAQA, translated from the coding sequence ATGCGTCACACAGCATTCAGCATACGACAGCGCATGGCGCTCGACGCCTGCACCGAATGCGGGCAGTGCCTGACAGTGTGTCCGGCGGTGGCGGCATCGGGCGACGCGGATCTTTCGGCTCAGGTGCGTATGGACAACCTGAAAAAGCTCCTGCGCGACCGCAGTTTCCTCTGGCGGGCCTTGGGCGAAGTGCTGGGGCGCGAACCTGTGGCCACGCCGGAACGCCTCAAGGAATACGGCACTTCGGTGTTTCGCTGTTCGCTCTGTGGCGATTGCGAGGAAGTATGCCCCGCTGGCCTGCCCCTTAAAGATCTGTGGCTCGCCCTGCGCGAAGAACTTTCGCGCACGGGCGACGCCCCGGAAAAAATCCGCATGATCCGCACCAATCTTGAAGACAGCCACAACGTCTTTGCCGAAGACAACGACGAACGCGGCGACTGGGTGGACGACATGCGCAAGCCCCCCAAGGGCGGCGGGCAGAAAGCCAGGGCTGAAGTGGTCTATTTTACTGGCTGCGTAGGCGCGTACTTTCCGCTGGCGCAAAAAATACCTATGGCCTTTGTGGAAATTCTGGAAGCCGCAGGCGTGGATTTTACCATCATGGCAGGCGATGAATGGTGCTGCGGCTTCCCCCTTGTGGGTTCCGGCCAGAGCGCCGATCTGCCCGCCATCATCAAGCATAATGTGGAGGCTGTGAAGGCGCGGGGCGCGCGCAAGGTCGTGTTTACCTGCCCCTCCTGCTACCAGATCTGGCGCGAATCCTACCCGCCGGAATTCGAGCTGGCGCATGCCTCTGAAATGGTCATGCAGCTCGTGCTTGAAAACAGGCTGCCCCTTGGCGAGCTGCCCATGACAGTGACCTACCACGACCCCTGCGATCTGGGGCGCGGCGGGCGCGTGTTTGACGAGCCGCGCGAGGTCATGGCGCGCATTCCCGGCCTGACGCTTGTGGAAATGGAGCATAACAGGCGGCATTGCCTGTGCTGCGGCGGCGGCGGAAACCTGGAAATGATCGACCCCGATCTTTCGGCGGCCATGTCCAAGCGCAAGGTTGAAGAAGCCGTACGCACCGGGGCGCAGGCCATTGTGACCAACTGCCAGCAGTGCGTGCGCACCATGACCACCTATGCCAAGCGCAACAAGGTGAACATAGAAGTGCTGGACATGAGCCAGCTTGTGGCCCGCTCACTCCAGGCGCACGCCAGTGAGGCAAAAGCCAGGGCAGACAGCACGGCACAAGCAGTTCAGGCGGCGGCATCAGCGCAGGCGTAA
- a CDS encoding glycine cleavage system H protein yields the protein MEIAGYNMPEELYYDQYHFWTRVDGDELVIGMDDFAEKLAGQIVFVQLPFVGKAVTAGKKFAKVESGKWLGTVYSPADGEITAVNEELEANPTLINGDCYGKGWMYRIKPADMSQINTLIHGGKDVLEAWLQEDIKKFKKD from the coding sequence ATGGAAATTGCCGGATACAACATGCCCGAGGAACTGTACTACGACCAGTACCACTTCTGGACCCGCGTTGACGGCGACGAGCTGGTCATTGGCATGGACGACTTTGCCGAAAAGCTGGCAGGCCAGATCGTGTTTGTGCAGTTGCCCTTTGTGGGCAAGGCCGTCACCGCCGGGAAAAAGTTCGCCAAGGTGGAATCGGGCAAATGGCTTGGCACCGTCTACAGCCCCGCCGACGGCGAAATCACGGCAGTCAACGAAGAGCTGGAGGCCAACCCAACCCTCATCAACGGCGACTGCTACGGCAAGGGCTGGATGTACAGGATCAAGCCCGCCGACATGAGCCAGATCAATACCCTCATTCACGGCGGCAAGGACGTTCTTGAAGCATGGCTGCAAGAGGACATCAAGAAGTTCAAAAAGGATTAA